One Triticum dicoccoides isolate Atlit2015 ecotype Zavitan chromosome 5B, WEW_v2.0, whole genome shotgun sequence genomic window carries:
- the LOC119310060 gene encoding chlorophyllase-1-like yields MAIVPLITNHHDKGLAYVLKDVFKLEHVEPDLTKLALAGHSRGGQTAFAVALGLGDTKTKLELKFSALVGVDPVAGVSRAQQLEPKVLTFEPDCLDVGMPVLVMGTGLGPKHIGGFPCAPAGVNHAEFYRECAPPRYHLVVKDYGHLDMLDDNVPYVINNCMCMRNQHDTKDLARRTMGGAMVAFLRAKL; encoded by the exons ATGGCCATCGTGCCCCTCATTACGAACC ATCATGACAAGGGGCTCGCCTACGTCCTCAAAGACGTGTTCAAACTTGAGCATGTCGAGCCTGACCTGACCAAGCTGGCTCTAGCCGGCCATAGCCGAGGCGGCCAGACGGCCTTCGCCGTCGCCCTGGGACTAGGGGACACCAAGACCAAGCTGGAGCTCAAATTCTCCGCCCTCGTCGGCGTCGACCCCGTGGCCGGGGTTTCGAGAGCCCAACAGCTGGAGCCCAAGGTCCTCACATTTGAACCTGACTGTCTCGACGTGGGCATGCCGGTGCTGGTCATGGGGACCGGGCTGGGTCCCAAGCACATCGGCGGATTTCCCTGCGCCCCGGCGGGCGTGAACCATGCCGAATTCTACAGGGAGTGCGCGCCGCCTCGCTACCACCTCGTGGTGAAGGACTACGGGCATCTCGACATGCTGGATGACAATGTGCCCTACGTTATCAACAACTGCATGTGCATGAGGAACCAACACGACACCAAAGACCTTGCTAGGAGGACCATGGGAGGAGCCATGGTTGCCTTCCTCAGGGCTAAATTGTGA